A segment of the Crassostrea angulata isolate pt1a10 chromosome 10, ASM2561291v2, whole genome shotgun sequence genome:
AATAGCTTTATCATCAAAATTTGATCATAGGTAGTTTAACTATTAAATTTTTTCGTAACCTTTTTTATGTAATTAGATAGTTAGACAAAACttcattcaaatcatgattaCTGGGGGGTATGAAAGGGGAATAATATTGGATCATGATGTTTATACAGAGAACCTCCCCAATGTATACACAAATATagcacatgcatgtatatatgtacatgttaataGAGTTTCAAGTTTTATCTAAACAAGGGCAACTGGATTTTCATTCCAAAATGTAGAGTTTTCTTGTGGTGTTTTACTTGATCTACCTGATCATTGTCTCACCTTGATTACAGGTACGGAGGCTGGTCTGCGCCTGTATCTGGAGGAGATCGTCAGCCTGCTGGGGGAAACCATCACCTCACAGTCCTGGTCCACCAAGGCCCAGGCAGCTGCCGCCATGAGCTCCGTGGCATCCACCCTGAAGGAGCGCCTGGGGCCGCCACATCTAGGGCACCTGCTGAACACACTGCTGGCAGGTCTGTATGGGAGGACATGGACAGGAAAGGAGGCACTACTGCAGGCTATTGACACAGTCTGTACTTACTGCAGGTCAGTGGATAAAGCAAGTCAACTGAAAACTGTTATTGTCAGAGGATTGAGTAGGTCAACTGTATACTGTAAAAGTTCGTAGAGCAGGTCAGCTGTATACAATGTACTGTCATTGTCAGTGGATAGAGAAGATCAACTGTATACTACCGTTGTGGATAAAGCTGGTCAACTGTATAGGAATATACTGGCCCATTACTGGACCAACTGCACTAATGTGAGGTACAACACATGTTTGTTTATCATTTCAGGGAAGCATTACAGAATGAGTCAGACAAGGAACAACCTACAGTCGCCACGGTAAACACAACTTCTCTGTAAAACAAGTGGTGCCATTACTGTGATACTCTGTGacagcatttatttatttatttggtcATCATTTTCTTGTGTCAGGTTGTTGAGGCAGTGATGAAGGAATGTAAAAAAGAGAACATTTCCTACAAAGTGGAGGCTATGAAGTGTATAGGGAACCTGCTAGAGGGTTACAAAGTGGATCAGTTTAAAGACATGTGGACTCTAATCACACCGGTTCTAGAAGTAAGTCTTTCATTATTGACTATTATTTCACAAGTCTTTTCCAGGTAAATAGGTCCATCTATTGTTACTGtctgcaatatttattttttattccctTCACCTATAGTAACTCAAAATGATTAAGggtaaaattaatttgataattcAGTCAAAACCAGAAGATGAAGAAGAGCGCAGTAAGAGAGAGTTACAGATAGACTGTTATTTTGAAGTGTTGGGACAAGCCTGGCCCCACAACCCCACTACTCAAGGTAAACTTCAGCCCACGGAACACTGACTTATTGAGAAGTCTCACTGAATTTGTTGTCGTTGTGTTATATTGGTACTGTATAGTGCTGTATGTTTGTGGTTACAGATGAATACTCCTCaaagttttgttgtttgttGTGTGAATCCATTCCTCAACATGTGTGGAAAGTCCAGCTCTGTATATTGAAATCCCTACACAAGTTTATTGAACGGTAAGTCACTTGGAATATGAAATAATAAGAACACCAACAAAAGACGGTCCCAGGTGCAGAACACAAGATTACAATTACCTGTTTACTTCAGAACTTCTgcagaaaaaaaactaaacccaTATGTCCCGTCCCACCATTGTATGGATGAAATATAACCTTAGCTTTCCGTAGACTGGCTTATATGATATCAAAtacaaacaaatgaatatatttatttatttcattcgTTTTTTTGATTaagtttttttaagttttggcACTATTCCCATTGCAGAATAAAATattaccaatattttttttttcaaattcttgcTCAATTTTTATTACCTATTTAGTTTCGAATGAGAAAAACTTATTGGCATATGTAATAAAAAGTGCACATCAGTCCTAAGTTCAAACTTTACCAGTCTGAACATTAGATGCAATAAAATTCCCTTTATGAgcaagttttgaaaaaaaatcaacaatccCCTGGGTTTGTTATTAAAATGCATAGtcatgtttttcatattttgatgtgtACAAATTACATTGCATTGAGATGATGTGATCATTTGTGTTAATCAGTTAATAGCtatcacaaattttttttatagctaTCACAGATTTGATTCCGAGGAAGCTTTTAAGCAGTCTGGGACAGACAGAGACATTGTGGTCACAATTCTTAAATCCATACTACCTTGCATAGGTAAGCTCTGTATGATTATTGGTTGAATAGTACCCCACGCAATGAAGTTATGAGGGGTATAATGTTTTTGACTGGTCAGTCCGTCCATCCTCTTAAACTGCTGCACAGAATTTTGTGAAACTCTGCTAGTATTAAggacacaatgtgtagatgtgcatattaccagGATATTCTGATTCCCTTATTTTTCTGGGAATTTGGTCCTTTTGAACTTGGAACTTTGGTCCTGTGTTAAATATAGTAATGAACAGTTTGTAAGCACATTTCTTTCTAACAGCTGCATGGAATTTATGGACACTTTATAGGCATTTAGGACAATGTGCAGATGTGCGAATTTTCAGAAAATTCagaattcattgttttttttcctgAGAATTATGGCCCTTTTGAACTTAGAATCATTTTAGTTGTTGAAGACGAAggaatacatgtagatgtgcaTATTTGGTATATACAAAGAAGTAGATATGCATATTTGCAAGAAGTGTTTTGCAAGCTATGCCCTTAAATGCATACCTTGCCATTCATTGTGTGTATTTGTGTCAAGTAATGGGGGGAGCCTGGGGTATGTGAGCTGGCTCACTTTTTCTTTCGTAATAAGTTGAACTTTATCTTAATAAGGAAATTCTTTTTACAACAGTGTTAGTATTTAATTAAttcttatgtacatgtatttattttaaggatGGTAATTCATTGTGTATATAGTAATAAAGTATATGTAGGACATGTATTTTCTTAAAGGTAACTTAATTACCGGTAATAATAAAAGAGTTTATTGCACATCTTTGGTGTATACAAGcattcattacatgtatatgtagtaaACTGAGACAACACTGATGGTTGTTATTATAATGTTATATGATTGGGTCTATTTCAGGCAACAAAAAATACAGTGCAATAAGATCCCAAGCATTGGATATCTTGGAGTTACTTATTAAAAAGACAGAAAATGTGGGTAAGGAAGTGAAGAATTGAACAGAAACTTAATAGGGATAAGCATTAATAACTGTAACATGCAGTGTAGGTTTATTGTAATATATGAACATATAgtttttatataacatgaacatgtacataGCGATCAGTGAATACAAACGATTTTAACAAGGTTCTTCCAAAGTTGTGACCTTATGTCCTAAAAATAAAAGGGCTATTAGAGGCACCTTCAAACAATATTATGTTAGTATTCTATATCAAGGAAGTGTAGAAATCAaatagaaaatttgaattgtGAAAAGTCATTAAATACGTATAAATTCtattgaaattgatattcagGGATAAAGAACAAGGACTTGTAGGCAcagattaaatttttgaaaatatatttagaaaatatgtaaaatattttagatatacatgtagttgtgtgatatattgttttatttctttgatttttaaataccGTATTAATCCTGAGGTCCCTTCTACTTTTAGGTGTCAGTCCCCCCTCTGTTCTCACTGTGGCAGGATTGTTCGAGGCCCTGGAGGAGCTACCCAAAGATCTGACTGATAGAGGGCGCTCCATACTGCAGAAAATCAAAGTACCGGAGCCTATGGAGACCTCGTGATGACTGTGATACTGTAACATTCTCAAATAGATACCAAAtaaatttgtcattttagttTTTGACTTTctcatgctttttaaaatacacatgtatataatttataatggTATTTTTGATATTTCTCTCCTTGAGagctgaaatacatgtacatatcatacgtacatgtacgatattgaaattttgataaaataaatttatggtCCAGTATCTCGCATGAAGATAATAGTGGTAGCAAAATAGGGATGGTCAGCAAATGATACCATATCTGCTCCATACCACTGAGAGTGTAACAACCCCGGTACATTGTAAGATAGGTTTGCTCAATATTTTCACCTAATAGCTTAACTCATGACCAAGGGTTACACTAATCATTACTACCATTATGTAATTTTAGGATTTTTCTGTTTACACAGGGGCTAAGTTGCAAGTTGTGCAATGGGATATAGCATCGTTAACCATGTGTATGTAGTTATGtttttctgtagaaaaaaaaaaattatcggtaGGCCAGATATGTAGAAGACTTTGGAAACTTACACTTggcacattttcattttcaattattgaATTATTTCCCAAGAAATCTGATACGATAGAGTCTGTACATCTCAAATTTTATGTACGGGTGAACAAACACAAAATGTTCAACgaaatttattaaatgaaacaaaaataataaaggcATAACATTCAGGTTAATATTCtgtattcaaaatttattggatatatttttcattattcacattcatattctatatttttgttcaaGCAGTTTCAggaaacaataaaattaaagaacacAACCAAAAATGTTTCTTATTTGATGACATTGTGTAAAACTTATTCAACCACCAGATAAAACTTtgctttaaataattaaaaagaccCCTTCTTATAAATAACTCAAGATATagttgataaatgataaaacacaTGATAATGgcacattaaaatattaagcATCAATTTCTGGTCCTGCAACTCCTGGATTTTTTCCCAAATATCCAGGTCAAGTGTTGCATGAAACCTGACATAAGTTTTAACAACAAACTAACGTAACTAAAAAAAAGAGACGTTTGAACAGGGACATTTATATGCCCTTGATTTGAGGTATCAGGAATAACATATCACAGTTCATTTACAATGAGTATTGATAATGAGATCAAAACAGATATGGTTCAGCTGTTGAATGAAATAAGTACCGTCATAAGACATAGTGAATTCTATGGAATGTTCAACATGTCCATTATAAGTAAAGATCTTGTTCATTGTAGCCCCAGCGTTCCTTAGTGAGTTACATGTGCAGCCTTCTTAGTTTGTGAGTTACACTGTATTAGCAATCATCCTTTATttccagtacatgtattaacattaattgataaaaggTAAAAAGATCTAATATTATGCACATAACCTCATCAGTCATAAAACCATGGATGATCCTGTTTAACTCGTAGTCATTAAAGACCTCAATAAATTAACATGTGTAGGTTATAtggcaatatacatgtatgctgatGTCCACATACATCAGAACAAAACTCTTGTTCATCTAAAAGCTATGCTGACCAAATTTGTGCAAAAATTAACCTATAACCACCAAATTATTAGACATCTCAGATCTGGTCAGACTTTATCAAGTTTGCCACACACTCCAATAATGACCACTCTTGTGGTTATAATATTGCACAATCATACACAAAAATGACATTGCacaaccataaaaaaaaatgagcattGCATATTCCTGAAAGAGATTAAaagtattcatattttaaatagcATGAGAATTTTACAACATTGATATGTATTCATTCTGTAAacgttgataaaaaaaataaaacaaacaacatGATTCACAGTAACCAGACCTTGAATAAAATACATACCAcattattaaatatacatatatatttacagctaaaacaacacaataaaaatattcaagcCATCTTCGAATACTAAAAAAAAGCACCAATCTAAATCAAACGCTAAGATAAAGGATTTCAGTCTGAAGATAAACTTCTGTGTCTGAATGCGTCTGACTGAATCAAACACACTGTTATTGTACATTGAGACGTTTCCGTTTTGATACATATTCATCATCATCACTGGCCTTCCTTTTTTCAGCACTGAACACAAGGCGACAACCTCCAGATTTACGCACCTTCCAGTAGTGACGGAGGTCTCCATTCTGCTGAATaggagtgaccttgaccttacaCAGTTTCAGCTTCATGTCACTCTGCTGGACAGCACAATACACATTAGACGAGGAAACCCGAGGTCGTTTCCTATGAGGCTTTACTAACTGGACGTTTGGATTGACCCTCAAACTACTTAGGTTGATCTTTATTTTGATTGGCTGTTGTGTCGTTTCCTGCCCTTGTTCTGACTCGTAAGTTGGACTTGGCTGGTTCTCCTTATTTTCCAAGTTATTCTGGAATAGCATGGCACGTAAGTCATGGTTTGGCTTGCTGGTACATGGAGAGTAGGTCAGCCTTCTGCTGACTGGGACCTTTTTGCTGGCAGCTACAGGTAGCTGTGGAGTTTTGTTAGAAAACAGTCCCAGAACATTGTCCTCATTATTTACATGATTTGTTAGAACACTTGGTACATTTTCTGATGCATTTATTCCAGACAGAACTTTGTTTGTTTCATCAGCCACCATGCTCTTTGCAGAGTTATCATATGAAGAGACATGTCCAGAAATTCTAGTCTCAGTTGGTACAGTCTCCATCTTGGTCACCAGAGCTCCGTCATCCAGGTTATCAGCCACTGACACAGGCTTGGAAACATTCTCCAACATTTTGGCATTGCTTTCTTCGGTTACACAAGGTTGGTTCAGAACAGAATCTTCATTCTGGAGGTTTTTATTTTGTGGATTTGAGCTGCAGTCTACATCTGTTTTAATGCACGCAGATTTAATGTCTGCCATCCACTGATTAGCCAGGTCTGCAAAACTGAGATTTGCCGGCTCACAACTTGGAGAATGAATGGGACTAAAGTAAATGTCAGACAGAGGCCTACTGGACTGTTTCAAGTTTTGCTCTCGTAATGTGTCAATTGGATTTTCTTGCTTTGGAATATCTTTATCTAAGACATCCTCTTCAATAGATTTCTTATCACTGAAAAACAGTTCACTATGATCAGCCTCATTTTTCTTGTAGAAGTCACCTGTGGTTTTTACCAGGCTGTCCCCTACAGCACACTTTTCAGACAAGCATGTGCCATCAGTTTCCACTACAGTTTTTGTCAAGGGTTCCTCTTTTAAGACTGACTTTGATGTCAGATTTGGCGATTTTTCATTCAGAGTGgagtcacaatggatttctttaTCCAAgttaaatttctttaagaaTGATTCTAAGCATGGCAGTTTCCCCATAATTTCATCAAGTGCTAAATAATTTGTTGAGTTTCTGatgaatttcaaatgtttttcaCTATTCAGATGCTGTCTCAATGTGCATTTGTACCAATAATCACAGGCCTCGCAGTATCCTCCTTTCTTCATTATCGGTAATGCCTGCTTTTCAGTTGCATAGCGattaacattttcttttgattttcgACACAAAAggacatttttatcaaaaggaGATGCTAACTCTGGACCATAATTCACACTGGGAAAAGAATCCAAGTGTTTCATCAGAGGTTTATAATTCTTCTCCATGTCTTCACATTTGATCATAGGACAATTTTCTTTCTCCGACCAAGTCAAGGGCTCAATCCCATCCATTGCCCCTGCCTTATTACGTTTCTTCTGCTTTATATTCATGTGCTCTGTCTCCTTCAGAAACTTTGAGACTCTCTGAATATCTACACCCAACACATGGGCATTCTGTACGGGATCATTGGGAAGACTTTTGTGTTTTGCAGCTTTCAGTAGAAGAGCTTTTCCTGTTAACATAAAAAGAGATTTTCTATAATCTACAGAgaacaataatttgatattttaaattatacatACATGATAACAATATTTTCTCTTCATCTGTTCATAcactcttttgaattttttttcagtatcttACCTCTACTTAGCGGCAACGTTTGCTTCTGAGTAACGCTACTGGTCTCAGGAGTTTCTGATTCCTTCGAAATATTATTTCGATCGGTGAGTACCAAATTCACATCTTTAGACAAGAACTCCTCAATTTTCCCCTGCAATGCCAATATTCTCTGGACGACTTTTGCTCTTTGTTTTGTTGAAGAAATATCTAAATAGTACGTTCTCTGTGATGAAGGTACAAATTGGAGTTTTCTCCGAGCTCCATCGTGCGTAATCAGAGTCATTTTCTTACTTCTGATACTAACGCTATGAGCTTATATTACGCACCATCTGTGTTTATCAAAATCGCCGCTCTTGTGTGACGTCACTTGTCGAATCCAACAGTAAGTCGTGCAAAAATTGGATTTACCACATTACAAAATGATATGACATGTTATTAGAGAGTGATAAACTCTGAATTAAATTATGCAAAATATTAAAGATATACGAAGGatgaaaattatattgaatattctttatttttttgtaaattatcgGGATCGGAGATTTAGAAGTCGATCAGGATACCGAACccgatgaaaaataaaaatgtgttggcAGTAGCTTGTGCAATAATAAATACCGTGCAGTGCAATAATGGCAATATCAGGGAACATTAGGAATGCTCTTTACAAGTTTATAGgtaattttcaaaatctaaaataatttaaatctttCATTTTGTCAGACATACATTAAATTAATACAAATCAGACCGATACATGTAagttttctcaattttttttagacataGGTGTGAATCTGACAGGTAAGTCTCTCCATTCTaagtgtctctctctctctctctctctctctctctctctctctctctctctctctctctctctctctaattttCTAGGTCATCATATCATCACAACTAGTAATCAAGTCCTTAATTATTCACATCTTTTACAGATCCCATGTTTAGGGGTATTTACCATAATTCTGCAAAACACCAAGGTATGACAAAaactatgatataatattaatttaaacacTAGTTACATTACAAAGCAATGTTTCACTCTTATTTGtgacaatttagatatttgattTGGCTTAATTTTCTTGATTCTGTTACAGATGACTTCAGCGATGTAATAACAAGAGCTAAAGATAACGGACTAGTGAAAGTAATGTATTAATTTCAACAAAGGAAACAACAAATAGTGTTTTCACTGTCATGCAttattgacgcaaattatagcttTAAAACTAGAATTTTCGTTAGGtgatatacaatattatttgcTGTAGTTCATCCACTGATTTCATTTAACAGATGATCATAACAGGAGGTTGTCTAAGTGACTGCAAAGAGGCTCTCAAGCTTGCTAAATCAGACGGTGAgtaaacaagtacatgtaccagtcaTCAGTTCAATGGAGAGGAAGCTATAGAGCTGATCAAAGAACTTGACATGTCTAAGGATTACCCCAGTTCCACGAACTTTAAATTGATTATGTCctattattttatctttaaagttaCATCTTTGTTGAAGAAAGAaattattcatgtatattttacgGGTTGCCACAGGGAATAAGTACATTATTCCCTTTGTATACACAAATACATGCATAATAAACATTATGTAGTTCATTTAAAAAGAGAGGTTGTCCGTAGTCATTGAACTTGTAAAGTTATCATTGACTCTATGTTGATATTTGACGTATGAGGATAATAATAGTCCAGTGTTTACTTAATGCTTTCTTATTGTAGACAGCTTCTACTGTACAGTTGGCTGTCATCCCACTCGGTGCACAGAGTTCACAAAGGACGACCCAGAAAAATATCAACAGGAACTTCTGGAGCTAGCTCTGGGTAACAAAGACAAAGTGGTAGCCTTAGGAGAGTGTGGATTGGGTAAGAGACCAAACCTTTCAATGTCCtttgaaatatca
Coding sequences within it:
- the LOC128164843 gene encoding protein DBF4 homolog A-like, translated to MTLITHDGARRKLQFVPSSQRTYYLDISSTKQRAKVVQRILALQGKIEEFLSKDVNLVLTDRNNISKESETPETSSVTQKQTLPLSRGKALLLKAAKHKSLPNDPVQNAHVLGVDIQRVSKFLKETEHMNIKQKKRNKAGAMDGIEPLTWSEKENCPMIKCEDMEKNYKPLMKHLDSFPSVNYGPELASPFDKNVLLCRKSKENVNRYATEKQALPIMKKGGYCEACDYWYKCTLRQHLNSEKHLKFIRNSTNYLALDEIMGKLPCLESFLKKFNLDKEIHCDSTLNEKSPNLTSKSVLKEEPLTKTVVETDGTCLSEKCAVGDSLVKTTGDFYKKNEADHSELFFSDKKSIEEDVLDKDIPKQENPIDTLREQNLKQSSRPLSDIYFSPIHSPSCEPANLSFADLANQWMADIKSACIKTDVDCSSNPQNKNLQNEDSVLNQPCVTEESNAKMLENVSKPVSVADNLDDGALVTKMETVPTETRISGHVSSYDNSAKSMVADETNKVLSGINASENVPSVLTNHVNNEDNVLGLFSNKTPQLPVAASKKVPVSRRLTYSPCTSKPNHDLRAMLFQNNLENKENQPSPTYESEQGQETTQQPIKIKINLSSLRVNPNVQLVKPHRKRPRVSSSNVYCAVQQSDMKLKLCKVKVTPIQQNGDLRHYWKVRKSGGCRLVFSAEKRKASDDDEYVSKRKRLNVQ